The genomic interval CGATAACAACTAATCCTTCTACTCCCTTGATATTGCTACCTATTTCGATCCCGGCCCCTATATCTCCCGCTTTTTGGATCCGGTTCCCCACCGACGTTGCGACGGCATCCGCCAGCGAACAGGAGGAGGAAACGACGCAGACGGCGTCCGCCCTGCCAAGGCTCAGGGAGTGCCCCACGGTGCCTGACGACGTGCAGACCGCAACCGGGTTGCTGCCGGCCTCGATACGCAGGCCGGTGCGCAGGCTCAGCGGGGACTGATTGGCGAAAATGCCCACGGTCACCGGTTGGCTCGCTTTGATAAACAGATCGCCGCCATTCTCCACGATGACCTCGCTCGTGTGAGACAAAAGGTCGCGCCCCACATGTTCGGCTATCGCCCCGGCAACGGCAGCCATGGGCCCCACACCTGCCGCCTGCCCCGCCCGGGCCATCTCTCTGACGATCCCTGGAGCGGGCCCCTGGACGGTCCACGGCGACAGGGTGGTACTGAAAAGCCGATGCTGCCGTATGTACGCCTCCAGGTATCCCCGATGCTGCAGTACGAGTTCACGGGTTATGTCCGCAAGGTTCGCTTCGGCCCGCACGAAGAGATCGGTTTCCTTGACCACGACGCGAAAGGCGGCGGGCATCCTTCCGCCATGCACCTGGTTCCGGTAGTTTCTTTCCTGATATGTGCCGTTTCTCTTCATGACAGCGCACGAAAATTTTCAGGGTCTTTTTCGTGTTTTTGCACTATCGTGTTTTCGTGATAAATGATCTTTATCCTTTCCAGTTTATCCGGGTTGGGGGTTAATGGTAGTCGACGAGATGCGGTCGCATGTGTGCAGGCGCCTGACGCAGGAAAAACCGGTCGGTC from Deltaproteobacteria bacterium carries:
- a CDS encoding UPF0280 family protein, with amino-acid sequence MKRNGTYQERNYRNQVHGGRMPAAFRVVVKETDLFVRAEANLADITRELVLQHRGYLEAYIRQHRLFSTTLSPWTVQGPAPGIVREMARAGQAAGVGPMAAVAGAIAEHVGRDLLSHTSEVIVENGGDLFIKASQPVTVGIFANQSPLSLRTGLRIEAGSNPVAVCTSSGTVGHSLSLGRADAVCVVSSSCSLADAVATSVGNRIQKAGDIGAGIEIGSNIKGVEGLVVIVADKIGMWGNIEIVPLQEKKG